A portion of the Vulpes vulpes isolate BD-2025 chromosome 5, VulVul3, whole genome shotgun sequence genome contains these proteins:
- the MTARC1 gene encoding mitochondrial amidoxime-reducing component 1 isoform X3 produces MGAAGSWAPRRLGLPAPSRPAWLAGAALGLAAAALGTVAWRRARSRRRGRLQQVGTVAQLWIYPVKSCKGVRVSAAECTALGLRCGHLRDRFWLVINEKGNMVTARQEPRLVLISLTCEGDVLTLSAAYTKDLLLPVKTPTTNAVYKCRVHGLEVEGRDCGEAAAQWITSFLKTQPYRLVHFEAHLRPRYSHQMMDVFRPTDQIAYADASPFLVLSEASLADLNSRLEKKVKMTNFRPNIVISGCDAYAEDSWDEILIGDVILKRVMACSRCILTTVDPDTGVMSRKEPLETLKSMS; encoded by the exons ATGGGCGCCGCCGGCTCGTGGGCCCCGCGCCGCCTCggcctccccgcgccctcccggCCCGCCTGGCTCGCGGGGGCGGCGCTCGGCCTGGCCGCCGCGGCGCTGGGGACGGTGGCCTGGCGCCGCGCGCGGtcccggcggcgcgggcggctgCAGCAGGTGGGCACCGTGGCGCAGCTCTGGATCTACCCGGTCAAGTCGTGCAAGGGCGTGCGGGTGAGCGCGGCGGAGTGCACGGCCCTGGGGCTGCGCTGCGGACACCTGCGGGACAG GTTTTGGCTTGTGATCAATGAGAAGGGGAACATGGTTACGGCTCGGCAGGAACCTCGCCTGGTCCTGATTTCCCTGACTTGTGAGGGTGATGTCCTGACCCTGAGTGCAGCCTACACTAAAGACCTGCTGTTGCCCGTCAAGACACCCACCACGAATGCAGTGTACAAGTGCCG AGTGCATGGCCTGGAGGTCGAGGGCAGGGACTGTGGAGAGGCTGCAGCCCAGTGGATAACTAGCTTCCTGAAGACGCAGCCCTATCGCCTGGTGCACTTCGAGGCTCACCTGCGACCGAGATATTCTCACCAAATGATGGACGTGTTCCGGCCCACAGACCAG ATTGCGTACGCAGATGCCAGCCCATTCTTGGTCCTTTCTGAGGCATCGTTGGCAGATCTCAACTCCAGGCTGGAGAAGAAAGTTAAAATGACTAACTTCAGGCCCAATATCGTGATTTCAGGATGTGATGCATATGCAGAG GATTCATGGGATGAGATTCTTATTGGGGACGTGATACTGAAAAGAGTAATGGCTTGTTCTCG GTGCATTTTAACCACGGTGGACCCAGACACTGGCGTCATGAGCAGGAAGGAGCCGCTGGAGACCCTGAAGAG
- the MTARC1 gene encoding mitochondrial amidoxime-reducing component 1 isoform X2 yields the protein MGAAGSWAPRRLGLPAPSRPAWLAGAALGLAAAALGTVAWRRARSRRRGRLQQVGTVAQLWIYPVKSCKGVRVSAAECTALGLRCGHLRDRFWLVINEKGNMVTARQEPRLVLISLTCEGDVLTLSAAYTKDLLLPVKTPTTNAVYKCRVHGLEVEGRDCGEAAAQWITSFLKTQPYRLVHFEAHLRPRYSHQMMDVFRPTDQIAYADASPFLVLSEASLADLNSRLEKKVKMTNFRPNIVISGCDAYAEDSWDEILIGDVILKRVMACSRCILTTVDPDTGVMSRKEPLETLKRARLPVKPCLWDGDD from the exons ATGGGCGCCGCCGGCTCGTGGGCCCCGCGCCGCCTCggcctccccgcgccctcccggCCCGCCTGGCTCGCGGGGGCGGCGCTCGGCCTGGCCGCCGCGGCGCTGGGGACGGTGGCCTGGCGCCGCGCGCGGtcccggcggcgcgggcggctgCAGCAGGTGGGCACCGTGGCGCAGCTCTGGATCTACCCGGTCAAGTCGTGCAAGGGCGTGCGGGTGAGCGCGGCGGAGTGCACGGCCCTGGGGCTGCGCTGCGGACACCTGCGGGACAG GTTTTGGCTTGTGATCAATGAGAAGGGGAACATGGTTACGGCTCGGCAGGAACCTCGCCTGGTCCTGATTTCCCTGACTTGTGAGGGTGATGTCCTGACCCTGAGTGCAGCCTACACTAAAGACCTGCTGTTGCCCGTCAAGACACCCACCACGAATGCAGTGTACAAGTGCCG AGTGCATGGCCTGGAGGTCGAGGGCAGGGACTGTGGAGAGGCTGCAGCCCAGTGGATAACTAGCTTCCTGAAGACGCAGCCCTATCGCCTGGTGCACTTCGAGGCTCACCTGCGACCGAGATATTCTCACCAAATGATGGACGTGTTCCGGCCCACAGACCAG ATTGCGTACGCAGATGCCAGCCCATTCTTGGTCCTTTCTGAGGCATCGTTGGCAGATCTCAACTCCAGGCTGGAGAAGAAAGTTAAAATGACTAACTTCAGGCCCAATATCGTGATTTCAGGATGTGATGCATATGCAGAG GATTCATGGGATGAGATTCTTATTGGGGACGTGATACTGAAAAGAGTAATGGCTTGTTCTCG GTGCATTTTAACCACGGTGGACCCAGACACTGGCGTCATGAGCAGGAAGGAGCCGCTGGAGACCCTGAAGAG GGCTCGCCTCCCTGTGAAGCCGTGTTTGTGGGACGGGGACGACTGA
- the MTARC1 gene encoding mitochondrial amidoxime-reducing component 1 isoform X1, translating into MGAAGSWAPRRLGLPAPSRPAWLAGAALGLAAAALGTVAWRRARSRRRGRLQQVGTVAQLWIYPVKSCKGVRVSAAECTALGLRCGHLRDRFWLVINEKGNMVTARQEPRLVLISLTCEGDVLTLSAAYTKDLLLPVKTPTTNAVYKCRVHGLEVEGRDCGEAAAQWITSFLKTQPYRLVHFEAHLRPRYSHQMMDVFRPTDQIAYADASPFLVLSEASLADLNSRLEKKVKMTNFRPNIVISGCDAYAEDSWDEILIGDVILKRVMACSRCILTTVDPDTGVMSRKEPLETLKSYRLCDPSEQKLYGKSPLFGQYFVLENPGAIKVADPVYLLGQ; encoded by the exons ATGGGCGCCGCCGGCTCGTGGGCCCCGCGCCGCCTCggcctccccgcgccctcccggCCCGCCTGGCTCGCGGGGGCGGCGCTCGGCCTGGCCGCCGCGGCGCTGGGGACGGTGGCCTGGCGCCGCGCGCGGtcccggcggcgcgggcggctgCAGCAGGTGGGCACCGTGGCGCAGCTCTGGATCTACCCGGTCAAGTCGTGCAAGGGCGTGCGGGTGAGCGCGGCGGAGTGCACGGCCCTGGGGCTGCGCTGCGGACACCTGCGGGACAG GTTTTGGCTTGTGATCAATGAGAAGGGGAACATGGTTACGGCTCGGCAGGAACCTCGCCTGGTCCTGATTTCCCTGACTTGTGAGGGTGATGTCCTGACCCTGAGTGCAGCCTACACTAAAGACCTGCTGTTGCCCGTCAAGACACCCACCACGAATGCAGTGTACAAGTGCCG AGTGCATGGCCTGGAGGTCGAGGGCAGGGACTGTGGAGAGGCTGCAGCCCAGTGGATAACTAGCTTCCTGAAGACGCAGCCCTATCGCCTGGTGCACTTCGAGGCTCACCTGCGACCGAGATATTCTCACCAAATGATGGACGTGTTCCGGCCCACAGACCAG ATTGCGTACGCAGATGCCAGCCCATTCTTGGTCCTTTCTGAGGCATCGTTGGCAGATCTCAACTCCAGGCTGGAGAAGAAAGTTAAAATGACTAACTTCAGGCCCAATATCGTGATTTCAGGATGTGATGCATATGCAGAG GATTCATGGGATGAGATTCTTATTGGGGACGTGATACTGAAAAGAGTAATGGCTTGTTCTCG GTGCATTTTAACCACGGTGGACCCAGACACTGGCGTCATGAGCAGGAAGGAGCCGCTGGAGACCCTGAAGAG TTATCGTCTGTGTGACCCTTCTGAGCAGAAGCTATATGGAAAGTCACCACTCTTTGGGCAATATTTTGTTCTGGAAAACCCAGGGGCAATCAAAGTGGCAGACCCTGTGTACCTACTGGGCCAATGA